The following DNA comes from Vigna radiata var. radiata cultivar VC1973A chromosome 4, Vradiata_ver6, whole genome shotgun sequence.
TATCGCAGCTCGCCTAGGCGCCCTAAATTGGGCGCTGATCGCCAGCGAGATGGGCCTGagcattgtttttcttttggtttcacTCAATTTAAAGGACCCAGACGCcttaggttttgtatctttggtaGAGGAGTCGCAGCAACACACTCTTCCACTCTTTGAAGGTGTTAAGAATCCGGTAAGTGTaccgaattgtatcaagtaaaaataaacggtaagttcgagtatcgtttccctagagactcttaggcctaaactattggaaaacaggtaggcttctttttacaccaagaggggggtgaattggtgttttatcaaaaacaaaatcttttcgtaATCTTGtaatcaaagtatgaaactttccAAACTTTCTTGTAATGCCAATAATGAAAATtagtatgcagcggaaaaacgtagttgactgcgttgAATGTAAAGTCGAATCTAAAGTAAAactgcagggatagagaaaaacaaacagtgtttttatactggttcggccaacaatgcctacatccagtgtccttccaacccaggaagcaaatgcactataatggttgcggtttttacaacaaggaatttatagaagacatccacatcaaaaatataaatctcctctctaacccttaaccaaaatataggcaaaaacaacaacaagaaatgcagcaagatatcccctcttctgcaatctgccaaccactctgaacaatcctcagaatgaactatcccctgtaatcagAACAGGTCCAAAACCAGCAGACTTTACgatgccaagccagaatcaAATcaacagtcttcaaggatgttgtcatcatcaatcagcataagaacatgtaattcatcaacaacatgtgtgtgttattaagcaatttgttgtcatcatcaaaaactagattgatatagaaattgtgttgtcaacaatctcaacaatctccctctttttttatgatgcacaaccatgattaatagccaaccatgtttgcacaatcaAATACAACACAAAGTAGCAAAAGATATATCACAGTTATCACAGTTTAAGTACACTTCATGTAACACAATTAAATAGCAAaatacactacaagaaaaatctcAATTATCTACAGCcgaaatccgtatataaggctcaaaatccgtatataacacttgtttatatacggattatatatggccaaaaatccgtatataaaacccTCGTAGGTAGACTTacatacggaaatatccgtatataacttatatacggaaatatccgtatataacgtATATACGGATAATTCCGTATAtatgttatatacggatatttccgtatataaggtatatacggatatttccgtatatactTTATATAcggttattttcatatataacttatatacggatatttccctatataagttatatacggatgtTTCTGTATATCAGTTCATTCCAAACACACAGCTGACCATTCACAATTGATAAGCACAGTTCATATGCAGACCTGGATATACATAAGCACAATTCATATAATTCATAGGCAGGATATTAAACATTGTCCATTGtcatataaaagtaataaagttTTGACATACACTTAATCCATTCATACAATTCATATGTAGGATATTAAACATTTCCATCAGGTATCATAAGCTTCATCTAATTAAGTTCAACAATAATGAAAGTAAGTTCTAATAAGCTTTCATCTAAGTAAGTTCAACAATAATTAAAGTAAGTTCTAAAATGTCTAATGACGCATATGATCATTTCCATCGTCTGGTTGATTTGGTGGTTGCTGGTTTGGAGCTTGCTGGTCATTAGGTGTTTCATTTTGAACTTGAGAATTTGgaaagtttaaaaattgttgTGCAGCTGCGGCAGCCGAAGGTGGAAGGAATGGAAGGAGGACACCAAGAAAGCCCTGAACCATTTGAATTTGTTGGCCATATTGTTGTACCTGCGATTTAAGTTTATCAATTTCTTCTGAATTTGGTTGCTGAGTGGAAGAAGATGCTTGTGTCTGTCGGATGTAACTATCGACACAATCATCTTTGGAACCGACATTTCCAATGCCATATACACGTCCCTTGTATCTTCCACCAGCAGCATCTAACCAACATTGGTTTCTNAATCTCTCCTCCTCCGCAGGGTCTAGGGGACTACATGTTGAGCCACCAACGGATGCAGTCTCAGATctgatttgagaaaatttttcttgaaatttttcttgttaaaggAATAAATATTGTAAGGTTTGAAAACCAACAATGTATAATGTGATACAGTTAATAGAAACTTACATGGGTCCGCGTAGACCTTTCATCCACAAAGTCCCCTGTTGATTGACGAATATGTGTTTgttgaaatatttcatcaacaTGCACAGCCCGACCAAGCTCTTGTGACTGCAAACAAAATGAGTTGTTAATACATATTTGTAAAGTTTATGATTACaaatttcagaaataaaatGTACAAGTTACATACCAAACGAATAGCATGCTCATGCACGCTAATAGATTCTCCAGTGTGTAAACAACCACCCTTTTCAGATGTCCGATTCTTCTTAGCTATTTCACACTTTTGTCTATAAAGTGGCATGTTCCACTTTTCCAGAACTGCATTCCAAGTATCATCCCCCAGCCAATTAGGTTTGTTTCCTAGAGTTCTAGCTTTTTTATACATCTCTTAGAGTTTATGAGATGCCTTggagtgaatttttttttttttactctttccTCATCATCAGCATTCCATGAAACCTTTCTCTGTTATATTACAAAGAATAGGTTTGAATAAatagaattgaagatgaaaatctTTATATCATAAGTCATTAGTATATCAAAGCATGTTATTATATCCAAGATCAATCATGATTAATATAAGACTTCCATAAGTCATAACTCAATGATGTAAACCATATAAGTGTCAAAGTGTAAAAGCAGGATATAAATCTTTTGTGTTACACATGTGTATCAGAGAGCATGGAAACATATCACAACATGGAAGAATTTATTTTGAGGGACTTATGTTGTGATAGATAGTGATATCTCTTTAAAGAGTAAAGAATGGGTGACAAGAAGAAAACGGCTCAGATGTTTGT
Coding sequences within:
- the LOC106758238 gene encoding uncharacterized protein LOC106758238; protein product: MYKKARTLGNKPNWLGDDTWNAVLEKWNMPLYRQKCEIAKKNRTSEKGGCLHTGESISVHEHAIRLSQELGRAVHVDEIFQQTHIRQSTGDFVDERSETASVGGSTCSPLDPAEEERXRNQCWLDAAGGRYKGRVYGIGNVGSKDDCVDSYIRQTQASSSTQQPNSEEIDKLKSQVQQYGQQIQMVQGFLGVLLPFLPPSAAAAAQQFLNFPNSQVQNETPNDQQAPNQQPPNQPDDGNDHMRH